A segment of the Streptomyces sp. P9-A2 genome:
GAACTTTTTGGCGTGCCGGCCGAGCCAGGCTCCGGTGGCCAGGACCACCGCGTCGAAGCGTCGGTTCTGGCCGTCACCGGTCAGGACGGTGACACCGGTGGCCGCGTCCCGCACATCGGTGACCTCCGTGTTCTCCCGGATCTCCCCGCCCCGGGCACGGACCGCGTCGGCCAGGGAGTGCACGAAGTGTCCCGGGTCGATGTAGCGCTGACCGTGCAGCCGGATCGCCGCGCCGATCTCGTCCGAGAGGGACGGCTCGACCCCCCGGGCCTCGTCTCCGTCGAGGATGTCGAACTCCATGCTCTGGCCCGCGGCGTGGATCTGTTCGAGTTCCTCCAGCAGAACCCGGCGCTCCCCGGCCGTGCGGTAGGCCGCGAGGAAGGACTTGGCGTCGAGGGTGCGCGCCTCGACGCCTCCTTCGGCCAGCAGGTCGAAGGAGGACAGCGACAGGCCGTTGATGGGGACGAGCGCGCGCATCGCGCGCAGCCACCGTGTCGCGGTGCTGTTGCGGGCGAATCCTGCCAGGAACCTGAGCAGGCCGGGGTTCGCGCTGGGCGGGACGTAGACCGGGGAGGACGGGCTGAGCACCGCTCGCAGGCCGTAGCTGAGGACCGCGGGTTCGGGCAACGGTGTCGCCAGTCCGGGGGTGAGCCATCCGGCGTTGCCCCAGGACGATCCGGCGGCCACTCCCGCGCGGTCGTACACGGTGACGTCGACCCCTCGCTCCTGCAGGAACCAGGCGGTGGACAGTCCGACCATGCCGGCGCCGACGACGGCGACGGAGCGGGGGTCGGAGTGTGCGGGCGAGGGCGTGCGGGCCATGCGAAACCTCTTCTCCAAGGCGGTGATGTCTCCGATGGTGAGCCCGGTCCGCCCGGTTGTCTTTGTGCTGCGCGGCCAATGAAAGGCGGATCGATGATGCTCAGGGCACTGCGCACGGGAGTCACAATGGGGGCATGACCCTGCGCATGAGCCGTTCCTCTCCCACCACGGGGTACCAGTGATGATCACGGTTACCGATCTCGTGGACTCCCTGGGCGCCGGCTTCCTCCGTACGGTCGTGGCGGCCAGGGACGCCGAAGTGCACGACATCGCCCTGGCCGAGCCCGGCGACGCCGGGGGGCAGCCGGGGGAACTCGTCCTGGGGGTGGGCGTGACCGACCGGGCGGAGGCCCTCGCTCTGCTGGAGCGGGCCGCACGGGCGGCGGCCGGGGGCGTCGTTCTCAAGAGCCCCTTCGCCGGCGATCCCCAGGTGGCCCGCGCCACTCGCGAGCTGGCGGGCCCCGCCCTGGTCGAACTGCAGCCGCACACCTCATGGGCGCATGTCGTCTGGCTGCTGCGAGGTGTCATCGACCGGGCCGCCGCGCCCGACACCGGTCGCCTCGGTACGCCCGGACCGCACGTCGACCTGTTCGCGCTGGCCGACGCGGCTGCCGAGATCATCGACGCGCCCGTGACGGTGGAGGACGCGCAGTCCCGGGTTCTCGCGTACTCCGCACGGCAGGACACCACCGATCCGGCGAGGGTCTCCACCATCGTGGGACGACGCGTCCCGCCGGAGACCCTCACCCATTTCCGGGCCGGCGGTGTCTTCCGCAGGCTCGCCCGCTCCAGCGACCCCATCTGGACCCCGGCGGGCCCCGACGGCACGCTGCCCCGGCTGATCATCCCGGTGCGGGCCGGCGGCGAGTGGCTCGGCTCGATCTGGGCGGTGGTCGGCCCTCCGGTCCCGGAGGAGCGCATCCGGGAGCTCGGCGAGGTGGCCTCGGTCCTCGCCCTGCATCTGCTGCGGCTGCGCGCCGAGGCGGGTATCGCACGGCGGGTGTCGACCGGCCGGCTGCGGGCGGCCCTGCGCGAGGGAGCCGCACCGGGCCCGGGCGCGCTTCCCGGACCCGGCACGCTGCCTGCCCTGCCGGCGGGCCCCTGGCGGGTGGTGGCCTTCGGGTCGCCCTACGAGGCCGGCGACGTACGCAGGCAGCTGGATCTGTGGGAGTCCGTCGTACGCCGCTTCGGCTGGCACGAGCCCTTGCTGACCGACATCGACGGGTCGCTGTTCGGCCTGGTCACCGAGCGACCGCGCGGCAGACGGCCGGTCACGGCCGGCGGCATGGCCGACGCCGGTGCGGGCACCCTCGACTGGCTCCGCCATGTGCTCGGTGAGGTCCACTCGCGCGATGCCGGCCTGTACGCCGTCGCGGGGG
Coding sequences within it:
- a CDS encoding PucR family transcriptional regulator, producing the protein MITVTDLVDSLGAGFLRTVVAARDAEVHDIALAEPGDAGGQPGELVLGVGVTDRAEALALLERAARAAAGGVVLKSPFAGDPQVARATRELAGPALVELQPHTSWAHVVWLLRGVIDRAAAPDTGRLGTPGPHVDLFALADAAAEIIDAPVTVEDAQSRVLAYSARQDTTDPARVSTIVGRRVPPETLTHFRAGGVFRRLARSSDPIWTPAGPDGTLPRLIIPVRAGGEWLGSIWAVVGPPVPEERIRELGEVASVLALHLLRLRAEAGIARRVSTGRLRAALREGAAPGPGALPGPGTLPALPAGPWRVVAFGSPYEAGDVRRQLDLWESVVRRFGWHEPLLTDIDGSLFGLVTERPRGRRPVTAGGMADAGAGTLDWLRHVLGEVHSRDAGLYAVAGGPAHSPDRLPRSTAEAGELHRLVIMGRLPLHGTTGIVLMEDAWDAVVVERATAAVGIDTGLLGGPLAVLRAHDEEHGTPYRATLAAWLDHFGDPQSAARLLRIHPNTLRYRLRKLDEVAPVDLSSPRVRLALRLQLTAMDGSPARGEAPGPSSPPPRP
- a CDS encoding NAD(P)/FAD-dependent oxidoreductase, translating into MARTPSPAHSDPRSVAVVGAGMVGLSTAWFLQERGVDVTVYDRAGVAAGSSWGNAGWLTPGLATPLPEPAVLSYGLRAVLSPSSPVYVPPSANPGLLRFLAGFARNSTATRWLRAMRALVPINGLSLSSFDLLAEGGVEARTLDAKSFLAAYRTAGERRVLLEELEQIHAAGQSMEFDILDGDEARGVEPSLSDEIGAAIRLHGQRYIDPGHFVHSLADAVRARGGEIRENTEVTDVRDAATGVTVLTGDGQNRRFDAVVLATGAWLGRHAKKFGVRSLVQAGRGYSFSVPVEHVPSGPVYFPGQRVACTPLGDRLRVAGMMEFRKPEAPLDARRINAIAEAARPLLRGADLDARKDEWVGSRPCTTDGLPLIGRTRSPRVFAAGGHGMWGITLGPATGLLLAETMVTGERPAQLAPFDPLR